A window of Pseudodesulfovibrio sp. S3 genomic DNA:
ATCGCTGCATGTCCCTGCTCGGACTGGACCTTGAGCCGGAATATGCCAAGAAGGTTTTCACCCTGGAAGGGTGCACTGTGGACGACAGTGATCCGTCCAACTGGACCGTGGCTTCACCGTCCCACCGCCTTGACCTTGAGCGCGAAGTGGACCTGTACGAGGAAGTGGGGCGCGTCTACGGACTCGACCGCATCCCGGCAGTACTGCCGAAGGTGGCCAAGTCCCTGGATACGGAGAGTGGCATCAGCGAATACGCCTTTATCAAGCGCATCAAGACTTGGGGCGCGGGCGTGGGACTGAACGAGGCCATCAATTACAGCTTCGTGGGTTCCGATGACCTGGACCGCCTGCATCTTCCCGAAGAGGGCCGGGTGTTCATCGCCAATCCCCTTTCCGAGGATCAGAATGTCATGCGCACGGATCTGGCCCCGGGTCTGCTGAACACGCTCAAGAACAACCTGTCCCAGGGCAACAATCACGTCCGCATTTTCGAGGTGGCCAAGAAATTCGTTCGCGACGCCGACTCCGAGACAGAGACCCGAGAAAACGCCCGGCTGGGAATGCTTTTCTATGGTCAGCGCCACGCCGACGAGTGGCCCTGGGGCTCTGAGGATTCGGATTACCTGGACATCAAGGGCCATGTGGAACACCTCGTGGAGGATTGCCTCAAGCTGGAAATGCCCGTTTTCACCCTTGCACCGGAACACGCCTATCTGGAACCCTGCGTAGAGGTGACCATCGGCGGAACCTCATTGGGCTTCCTGGGCAAGGTCAAGGCGGATATGGCCGATTATTATCACGCCAGAAAGGACGTCTGGCTGGCCGATTTCGACCTCGATGCGTTGCGCGTCATGGTCGAGGCACACAAGATAGCCTTTACGGCCCTGCCGGTGTTTCCGCCCAGCCGTCGCGATGTAACTGTCATTGGTTCGGCAACGCTTCATGCGGACGCCATCAGACAGGTGATCCTTTCTGCGGGGGTGGCCATCCTCGAATCCGTGGAACTGGTGGCCGAGTTTGTTCCTGGAGGCCAGGAAGAGGAACGGAATCTTTCCTTCCGTCTGACTTACCGTTCGCCCGCCAAGACCCTGATGGACAAGCAGGTGGACAAGGAGCACAAAAAGGTGCTGGAAGCTTTGGAAAAGTCCTTGCCCGTCAGATTCTGAGTTTTGAGAGAACATCTTCAGAAAGCCCCGTTCCGTCAGGAGCGGGGCTTTCTGCTTTCGGATAAATCCTTGGGTAAACGTGTTGAATGCAGTGGCCCTATTTGATAGGCATAAGTGATGGAAGATTTACAGAGATTCAAAAGGTACAAGATTGGCCAGGCAGCCAAGGAGATCGGGGTCAAGACCTACGTGCTCCGGTTCTGGGAGGGGGAGTTCGACGAGATCGATCCCGTCCGGACCGAGAGCGGGCAGCGGCTCTACACCGAGGAGCACCTGGAAATCATTCGCGAGATCAAGCGTCTGCTCTATGACGAGGGCTTGACCATCGAAGGTGCCAAAAAGAAACTTCACAGTCGCGAGCACAGTGATATCCTCCTGGAAATTCGCGACGGACTTCAGGCGATAAAGCAGCTTCTGAACCGCTAACGAGCCAATCCCAGCAAGGGGCTACCATGAAAAAAATGCTTAAATACAGCGTCATAGGCATAGCCTTTGGCGCTATTCTTTTTGGGGCGGCTCTCGTTGTCTTTATCTCCACTGTGGACCCCAATCAGTATAAGGATCGTATTGCCGGGCTTGTGCTTGAAGAGACCGGTCGGACCCTGACGTTTGACGGTGATCTGGATGTGTTCGTATTTCCGCGTCTGGGCCTTTCCCTGGGTGGTCTGCATCTGAGCAACGCGGCGTCATTCGGTCCCAAGCCCATGATCTCGGTGGATTCGGCTCGTGTAAGCGTGCAGACCTTTCCCCTGTTCCTTGGCCGGGTCAAATTCGGAAAGCTTGAACTGGACGGCCTGGTCCTGAATATGGGCCGGGATGCCCAGGGCAGGGGCAACTGGGATGATCTGGTGGGCCGGAACAGTTCCGGGCAGTCTGAACAGGAGCAGCCCTTTTCCCTGGAAGTGGAGGGCGTCTCCATTACCAACGGCAGTCTGGAGTGGGATGACCGGATGTCGGATTCCCGGTTCATTCTGCGCGGCGTCACCGTCTCCACAGGCAAGATCGTCGAAGGCGCCCTGTTTCCTGTGGACCTGGCCCTTGCCTTCGAATGTCTGAATCCTGACGCCAAAGGCACGGTGTCCTTGAAGGGACAATCGTCAATCGACTTGAAAAATAGGGAATACGGCCACATGGACATGCACCTCGCATTGTCTGCCAGCGGCAAGGACATTCCCGGCGGCAAGGTCGATGCCCAGGGTTCCTTCAAGTTCCTGGCGTTGAATTTCAACAAGGAACACGCTCAGGTTACCGGCCTCGATTGTACTGCCTACGGGGCGACGATGCATCTTGACGGCACGCTGGAGGGGATCACCAAGGGCGTGAAAGCAGTGAGCGGCACCGTTACCCTGGATCCAGCCGACATCAAGAAACTTCTGGCCGCACTGGGTGGAAAACCGCCGGTTACGGCAGATGCATCGGCTTTGACACAAGTGGGCGGGACTGTGGTGGCCGATTTCAAGCCCGGGCACCTTGAGGTGAAGAGCCTTGAGGCTGACCTTGACGGTACCCGCATCGTGGGCAACGGGCGTGTGGACAGGGGGGAGAGCGGCCCGGTCTACTTTGCCCGTCTGGATGTCGGCTCCCTTGATTTGGACCGCTACCTGCCGCCCGCCCATGCTGGGAGCGCCACCGTTTCACACGATGAAGCCAAAGCCGGGATCATGGACGACACGCTCTTGCCGGTGGCGCAGCTCAAGCGGCTCAATCTGGATTTGGAGGCCAAGGCCGCGGAGCTGAAGCTCGGAGGAGCACGTTTCACCAAGGTGGTGACCGTGGTTGATTCAGGGAACGGCGTGGTCAAGATTGCGCCGTTGTCTGCTGAAGCCTATAGCGGCATCTTGGAGCTGTCGGCGACAATCAATGTCATGGGGAAAAGACCTGAGACGGAGTACAGGGTCTCCGTGGAAAAGTTGAATGTTGGGGCCTTGTCCAAAGATGTGGGAAATAAGGCGGAATATGCCGGTATTGCGGATTTTGCTTCTTCCGGCACTTGTCAGGGCAAACAGGCTCGAGCCATGCTTCAGACCTTGAACGGCACGCTTTCCTTCCATCTTGCCGACGGCATTTTTCCCGGAGTCGATCTGGCAAGAATGGCCAGGACAACCCACACGCACAAAAACAAAGAGGGCAAGGTGGAGGCTTCCGCCACCGATTCCACCGAGTTCGGCTCCATTGCCGGGACCGGAACCATCAAGGACGGCGTGGTGCACAATGACGATCTGGATGTCAAGGCTCCGGGCCTGCGTGCTGAAGGCCATGGTGCTGTATCTCTGGTCACCCGTGAAATCGACTATATGGTCAAGGCCAAGCTTGTGCCGCAGGCCGGAGGGCAGGGCGGTAAATCGTCCGAGGATCTTTTCGGCGTGCTGGTACCCATCCATGTGACTGGCTCATTGGATCATCCGTATTACTGGGTGTCCGTGAAGGAATATGTCAAGGCATTGGGCGGTGTGGTCATCGGTACGGTGGGAAGCGTGTTCAGCGGGGTGAAGAGTGTGGTCAAGGGCGTTGGGTCTGTCCTGGATGAGAGCTGCTGTGAGGATGCGCCCGGAGCCGGGAAATCGTCCAAGAAAAGCGGGTTCCTGGGAATATTCTAGCGGGCCTTGAGCTTCATGTTGCCAGGGGGCGGAACGTTTTTCTTGGCGTTCTGTCTGTTCAATTGCTGGTTGAGTTTCGGCTTCGGCTGCTGGTTGGGCATCGGTTTGCCCTGTGACGCGGCTGATTGGTCGTCGGCGACCAGCTCGTGCATGGATTGGAATGCCCCGTCCAGGGTTTCCTGTTCAACCACCAGTTGACGGAGAAAATTGTTGATGGGTCCGACCATGGAGATGGCCTTGTCCACTTCCATATTGGCCCCTTTTTGGTACGCGCCGATGTTGACCATGTCCTCCACCCGTTTGAAGGTGGCCATGTGCCGGAGCAGGGCGCGACCGTCCTCCTGGGCCTGCTTGGTGGTGATGTCGCTGCGAAGACGGCTGATGGACTTGAGCACGTCGATGGCCGGGTAATGACCCAGGTCGGCCAGTTCGCGTGTCAGGACGATATGTCCGTCCAGGATGGAACGGGTGGAGTCCGCAATGGGTTCCGTGAAGTCGTCGCCGTCCACCAGGACGGTGTAGATGCCGGTGATGGACCCCTTCCGGCTTTTGCCCGCGCGCTCCAGGAGTTGGGGCAGTTGGGCGAAGACCGATGGAGTGTAGCCGCCGCGGGTGGGAGGCTCCCCGGCTGCCAGTCCGACCTCCCGGCCCGCCATGGCGAAACGGGTGACCGAGTCCATCATCAGCAGTACGTCCTTGCCCTGATCCCGGAAAAATTCGGCGATGGCTGTGGCTGCGAAAGCTGCACGCATTCGGATGAGCGGGCTTTTGTCCGAGGTGGCGACCACGAGTACGCTGCGGGACATGCCTTCGGGACCGAGGTCGCGCTCCATGAATTCCACCACTTCTCTGCCGCGTTCGCCCACCAGGGCAATGACGTTGATGTCCGCCTTGGTATAGCGGGCCATCATGCCGAGCGTGGTGGATTTGCCGACGCCGGAACCGGCCATGATGCCGACGCGTTGTCCTTTGCCGAGGGTCAGAAGAGAGTTCACGGAACGGATGCCCACGTCCAGCGGTTCGTCGATGCGGGGCCGTTCCAGCGGGTTGGGCGGTTCCCTGTGCAGGGGGACGAAGGTATCGGGGTGGATGGCGCCCTTGCCGTCCAGGGGCGCACCAAAGGCGTCCACGGCTCGGCCGAGCATGGCCTGGCCCACAGGTACGTGGGGCGGCGTGGCCGCGTTCTGGATAAGGCTGCCGGGACCGATGCCGCGCATGTTCGAGTAGGGCATGAACAGGCAGGCACCGTCGCGGAATCCGACCACTTCAGCGGCAATGGGGTCGTGACCGGGAGGCATGAGATAACAGACCGAGCCGAGCGGTGCCTTGATGCCGTGTCCTTCGGCGATGAGGCCGACCACCTTGGTGACCTTGCCGAAGGTTTGGCAGGGGTCCAGGTCTTCGAGCAGGCCGAGTCTCGACTCCGTGCCCATGATCACGCCTCGGGATCGGCAGCCGTGATCTGCTCGGCCAGTTGATCGAAAAGGGGTTCTACGCTCTTCCAGCGGGTGTCAATGGTGTTGTCCACCTTGCCCCCGGCCGCTTCCACGACCACGCCGCCGGATTGGATGGTGGGGTCGCCCTTGACGGTCCAATACTTGAGGGCTGAATTGCGCTCCTGAATGGTGCGGATGAATTCTTCGAGTTCGGCAACCTCATCCGGGCTGCACCTGATTTCCAGTTGCCGCTGGGCTTCGATGCGGTCCAGGGCTTCGCGCATCAGGGCCTCCAGTGAAGCGGTGCGTTTCTCATCCAACTCCACCTTGAGGGTTTTGCTGACGGCCAGTTTGATCAGGCCGATGATATCCTGGCGGCGGTCTTCGAAAATGGTGTTTCCCTGTGCCCCGAGTTGGGCCAGCAGGTTTTCGGCCTGGGTCGAGATGTCCTTGATATGCTGGTCCACGGTCTCCTGAGCCTGGGCCAATCCTTCGGCATACCCGTCGTGTTTGGCAGTGGCGCGCAGCGCTTCGGCTTCAAGCTCCGCCAGCATCTTGATTTCCTTGGCCGCTTCCCTGGCTTTTTCCTTGACGCGATTCAGGTATTCGTCATTGGTGGCAGCGTCCCAAATAAGCTGCCGCTTGCCTTCGATTTCCTGAATGGTCATCTCGTCCGGACCGGGCGAACCCATGCCGATGACGACCTTTCCGGTCAGTTGCGCGCGGTTCAAGACGTGTTTAGACAAAGACATCGCTACCGCCTCGGCTTATGACGATCTTGCCCTCGTCCTCCAGTCGGCGGACGGTCTTGACGATGGACTGCTGGGCTGCTTCCACTTCACTGAGCTTCTTGGGCGGCATGATTTCCAGGTCTTCCTTGATCATTGCGGAGGCGCGTTCCGACAGGTTCTTGAAGAACTTGTCGCGCAGGTCTTCGCTCGCACCCTTGAGGGCCACGGTGAGGTCTTCGTTGGAGACCTCCTTGAGCAGCTCGCGGATGGCTATGTCGTCGACACCCTTGACGTCCTCGAACACGAACATGAGGTTTCGGATGTCCTCGGCCATTTGGGTGGATTCTTCTTCGATCTCGGAGAGAACTTCTTCTTCGGTATTGCGGTCCACGGCGTTGAGAATTTCTGCAACAGCGTTGACGCCGCCGACCTTCTTGCCTTCCTTGCCGCCCATGGCAATGAGCTGGCTTTGCAGAACCTTGTCGACTTCCATGAGCATCTCCTCTGCAACGGCTTCCAGTTTGGCCAGGCGCATGAGCACCTCTGCACGGACGCCTGCCGGGAGGTTCTGAATGAGTTCGGCTGCCTGATCCGGGTGCAGGTGCCCGAGAATGAGCGCCAGGGTCTGGGGATGTTCGTTTCGCAGTATCTGGGCCAGGATGCGCGGGCTGACGTTTTGCAGTTCCTGGAAGGGAGTGGGGCCGGTGTCGATATCCAGGGAATCCATGATGTACTTGGCGGTTTCGGCGTCCAGGGACTGAATGAGCATGCGTTTGACCTGTTCGGGACCGCCCACCAGGAGGTCTGCACCATAGGTCAGGGCCTCGTTGTACTCCTTGAGTACCTGGAGCACTTCTTCCTTGGGCACGGAATCCGTGTCGAGCATGGCTTTGGATACGGCCGCAATCTCGTTGCGTTCCATTCGCTTGAACACTTCCCCCGTGAACTTCTCGCCAAGGGCAAGGAGTACAATGGCCGTTTTCTGAGGTCCGGAGAAATCTGCCATGGTCTAAGCCTCCTGGGTCAGCCAGGTTCTGAGCAGATGCACTGCCTGGTCAATATTGTCGTCGGACAGTTGGATTGCATGGTTCTTGGCATTCTCCAAGCGTCTTGATGCGTCCATGGCTTCCTCGTCCATATCATCTTCTTCCAGAGCCAGCCGTTCCGAACCGGGCAGGCCAGCCATTTCCTCGATCTCCTGTTCGGCAACACGCGGCCGGATAAGGGCCATGATCACCGGGCGGACGACCAGAATGAGGAAGAGGAAGATCAGCAGACCGTTGAGGAACGGCTTGCCCAGACGTTGGGCATATTCCAACATGGTCCGCATCAGGGAATCGGCATCGGCCAACTGGGGCTCGCCGAAGGAGATGTTGCTCACTTCAATGGTGTCACCGCGAGCTTCGTCAAAACCGACAGCGTTGGCGATCAATGTCCGGATGCGTTCGATATCCTCGGCCGAGCGAGGCACGTATACCGATTCACCGTCTGCGTTGGTTTCCCATGTTCCATCCACGATAACCGCAACGGTCAACCTTTTCAACTCTCCCATGGGGGTTATGATGGATTCTTCCTGCTTGTTGATCTCGAAGTTGGTGGTCCGGGATTCACGGGTGGAATCCTGGGTGGTCCGGGTGCCGGTAAAACCATCGCCGCGGAAGTTGGCGTCAGGTTCGCCTCCGGCCAGGGAGGCCGCGCCAGCAGTGGTTTCTTCGTTCCTGGTCTCGGAGCGGACAACGGAACCGTCGGGGTCGAACACTTCCTTGCGCACGGTGCGTTGGCTGAAATCGAGGTCGGTATTGACGCGGGCAATGACCTTTTCCGGTCCCACGGCCGGTCCGAGCAGTTCAAGGATGCGTCTTTGCAGCTTGGCTTCGACTTCGGCCTTGTACTCAAGCTGCGTATTTGACATGGCCATGCCGCTTGCTTCGTCTTCAGGGGTGTACAGGGGGCGTCCCTTCATGTCGGTGACGGTAATGGACTTTGGTTCCAGCCCTTCGACCGCCATGGAAACCAGGTTGACGATGCCCTGTGTCTCTTCGGCGCCGAGTTTGCCGTTATCCTTGAGTTGGAGAACGATGGATGCCGACGGGGAAATCTGATCCTCGATGAAAAGTGATTTTTGCGGGATGACGAGGTGGACCCTGGCCTTTTCGACCATGGGAAATTCGGTGATGGTGCGGGCCAGTTCGCCTTGGAGCGCACGCTGGTAGTTGATGTGCTGGACAAAATCGGTCTGGCCGATCTGCACATTGTCGAAGATTTCGAAACCGACGCCCTGGCCGTGAAGGTTGCCTTCACCGGCAACCTTGAGCCTGAGTTCATACACCCGGCCGGCCGGAACCTTGATGGTCTGGCCGTTGTTTTCGAGGACGTAATCCTCTTTGTCGGCCTGGAGCATGGCCACGATCCTGGACGCGTCCTCGGGGTA
This region includes:
- a CDS encoding FliH/SctL family protein, with amino-acid sequence MSLSKHVLNRAQLTGKVVIGMGSPGPDEMTIQEIEGKRQLIWDAATNDEYLNRVKEKAREAAKEIKMLAELEAEALRATAKHDGYAEGLAQAQETVDQHIKDISTQAENLLAQLGAQGNTIFEDRRQDIIGLIKLAVSKTLKVELDEKRTASLEALMREALDRIEAQRQLEIRCSPDEVAELEEFIRTIQERNSALKYWTVKGDPTIQSGGVVVEAAGGKVDNTIDTRWKSVEPLFDQLAEQITAADPEA
- the fliG gene encoding flagellar motor switch protein FliG — its product is MADFSGPQKTAIVLLALGEKFTGEVFKRMERNEIAAVSKAMLDTDSVPKEEVLQVLKEYNEALTYGADLLVGGPEQVKRMLIQSLDAETAKYIMDSLDIDTGPTPFQELQNVSPRILAQILRNEHPQTLALILGHLHPDQAAELIQNLPAGVRAEVLMRLAKLEAVAEEMLMEVDKVLQSQLIAMGGKEGKKVGGVNAVAEILNAVDRNTEEEVLSEIEEESTQMAEDIRNLMFVFEDVKGVDDIAIRELLKEVSNEDLTVALKGASEDLRDKFFKNLSERASAMIKEDLEIMPPKKLSEVEAAQQSIVKTVRRLEDEGKIVISRGGSDVFV
- a CDS encoding MerR family transcriptional regulator; its protein translation is MEDLQRFKRYKIGQAAKEIGVKTYVLRFWEGEFDEIDPVRTESGQRLYTEEHLEIIREIKRLLYDEGLTIEGAKKKLHSREHSDILLEIRDGLQAIKQLLNR
- a CDS encoding FliI/YscN family ATPase; amino-acid sequence: MGTESRLGLLEDLDPCQTFGKVTKVVGLIAEGHGIKAPLGSVCYLMPPGHDPIAAEVVGFRDGACLFMPYSNMRGIGPGSLIQNAATPPHVPVGQAMLGRAVDAFGAPLDGKGAIHPDTFVPLHREPPNPLERPRIDEPLDVGIRSVNSLLTLGKGQRVGIMAGSGVGKSTTLGMMARYTKADINVIALVGERGREVVEFMERDLGPEGMSRSVLVVATSDKSPLIRMRAAFAATAIAEFFRDQGKDVLLMMDSVTRFAMAGREVGLAAGEPPTRGGYTPSVFAQLPQLLERAGKSRKGSITGIYTVLVDGDDFTEPIADSTRSILDGHIVLTRELADLGHYPAIDVLKSISRLRSDITTKQAQEDGRALLRHMATFKRVEDMVNIGAYQKGANMEVDKAISMVGPINNFLRQLVVEQETLDGAFQSMHELVADDQSAASQGKPMPNQQPKPKLNQQLNRQNAKKNVPPPGNMKLKAR
- the fliF gene encoding flagellar basal-body MS-ring/collar protein FliF yields the protein MPPFVAEYLSKVHGFWSDRTTSQRILMAGLSVAVVMSFALMIYWMNKPDYKVLMTNLYPEDASRIVAMLQADKEDYVLENNGQTIKVPAGRVYELRLKVAGEGNLHGQGVGFEIFDNVQIGQTDFVQHINYQRALQGELARTITEFPMVEKARVHLVIPQKSLFIEDQISPSASIVLQLKDNGKLGAEETQGIVNLVSMAVEGLEPKSITVTDMKGRPLYTPEDEASGMAMSNTQLEYKAEVEAKLQRRILELLGPAVGPEKVIARVNTDLDFSQRTVRKEVFDPDGSVVRSETRNEETTAGAASLAGGEPDANFRGDGFTGTRTTQDSTRESRTTNFEINKQEESIITPMGELKRLTVAVIVDGTWETNADGESVYVPRSAEDIERIRTLIANAVGFDEARGDTIEVSNISFGEPQLADADSLMRTMLEYAQRLGKPFLNGLLIFLFLILVVRPVIMALIRPRVAEQEIEEMAGLPGSERLALEEDDMDEEAMDASRRLENAKNHAIQLSDDNIDQAVHLLRTWLTQEA
- a CDS encoding AsmA family protein → MKKMLKYSVIGIAFGAILFGAALVVFISTVDPNQYKDRIAGLVLEETGRTLTFDGDLDVFVFPRLGLSLGGLHLSNAASFGPKPMISVDSARVSVQTFPLFLGRVKFGKLELDGLVLNMGRDAQGRGNWDDLVGRNSSGQSEQEQPFSLEVEGVSITNGSLEWDDRMSDSRFILRGVTVSTGKIVEGALFPVDLALAFECLNPDAKGTVSLKGQSSIDLKNREYGHMDMHLALSASGKDIPGGKVDAQGSFKFLALNFNKEHAQVTGLDCTAYGATMHLDGTLEGITKGVKAVSGTVTLDPADIKKLLAALGGKPPVTADASALTQVGGTVVADFKPGHLEVKSLEADLDGTRIVGNGRVDRGESGPVYFARLDVGSLDLDRYLPPAHAGSATVSHDEAKAGIMDDTLLPVAQLKRLNLDLEAKAAELKLGGARFTKVVTVVDSGNGVVKIAPLSAEAYSGILELSATINVMGKRPETEYRVSVEKLNVGALSKDVGNKAEYAGIADFASSGTCQGKQARAMLQTLNGTLSFHLADGIFPGVDLARMARTTHTHKNKEGKVEASATDSTEFGSIAGTGTIKDGVVHNDDLDVKAPGLRAEGHGAVSLVTREIDYMVKAKLVPQAGGQGGKSSEDLFGVLVPIHVTGSLDHPYYWVSVKEYVKALGGVVIGTVGSVFSGVKSVVKGVGSVLDESCCEDAPGAGKSSKKSGFLGIF